In Microbacterium sp. ABRD28, the genomic stretch GGGAACTGCGTGATCGCACCATAGACCGTGTCGTCGATGGTGACGGTGGCGAAGGCCTTCGAGACGAAGTCCATATCGGACAGGTCTTGGAAGTTCTCCGCGGGGTTGAGGGGATATACGAGCGAGGGAATCGCGTGGTAGGTGAGGATGTCGGGGCGGTCGCCCGTGGCCCACCGCGTGGTCGTGGCGTTCTCGAAGCCGTCACAGGGGATGTCGACGAGCTCCAGGGTGATGCCGGACTCCGCCTCGAAGGCCTCGTAGAGCCCCTCGACCTCGGGGGTCACGCATGCCCCGTGCCAGAGGGTGAGGGATGTCACCTCCTCCCCGGCATCGGTCGATTCTGCGGTACCAGCGCATCCGCTCACGGCGAGCGCGATCACCGCGACGCCGGATGCGGCCATGAGGCGACGATCAAGCATGTGACACTCCTTCGGGTCTCGCTCTCGAGCAGAGAACGTTCTCGAAGAACGTTATCGAAGAACGTTCTCTCCAACAAGAGTCATTTTCGACCGTTCACTTGGAATCGTCGTCGTCAGCAGGCCACGGTGCGGAATCCCGTGTTTCCGGTGGAGGAGTCCGGAGTGTTCGCCGATCGGGCTGCATTCCGATAGCGGTCGCAATAGGACGGATGACAGAGGTAGCTGCCGCCGCGGATGACGCGCGTCCGCCCGCCTGCCGGGCCGCGCGGGTCGCGGCGAGGCGAAATGTCGTAGTAACCCGGGTCGTACCAGTCGGCACACCATTCCCAGACGTTGCCGACGCACTGCCACAGTCCCCAGCCATTAGGAGAGAACGTTCGCACGGGGGCGGTGGTGAGGAACCCATCGGTGCCGGCGTTATCGACCGGGAACTCGCCCTGGAAGATGTTCGCGCGCCACCCGGCGTCATCCACCTCCGCGTCACCCCAGGGAAACCGTGCGGCCTCCTGACCGCCGCGAGCAGCGAACTCCCACTCCGCCTCGGAGGGGAGGCGCCGATCGGCCCACGCGCAGTAGGCGGCTGCGTCAGTCCAGCTGACGTGGACGACCGGGTGGTCCGCCCGCTCATCGATGTCCGAAAGGGCGCCGTCCGGATGACGCCAGTCGGCTCCGCGGACCATGAGCCACCACGGCGCACCCGTCACCGCCCCGATGACATCGTCCGGCGGGCTGCGCACCGCCGAGTGAAACACCATCGAGGCGCCCCAGCGCTCGGCGTCTGTGACATGCCCGGTGTCGTCGACGAACCGAGCGAAATCTGCCGTGGTCACGGTCGTCACGTCGATGCGGAACGGGTCCACCTCCACGCGGTGAACCGGCCCTTCGTCCGCACGCGCCCTGACGCGGTCGGAAGACTCACCCATGAGGAACGATCCCGCGGGGATCATGGCCTGTTCGATCGTGTGCCTCACGTCATCGGGTCCCGGTGTCGGCGTACCGAGGAACGAGATGATCCCGCACGAAGCATGCGGCATCCGCCACGATGCGCGAGGCGACGGCGCTGCCCGCCACCCCGAGCACGCCGTGGAACGTGCCCGGATAGTGGCGAAGCTCGGTGGGCACCCCCTCGCCGATCAACCGGCGGGCGAAGGCGATCCCCTCATCCCGCAGGGGGTCGAGATCGCGGGTGGAGATCAGCGTCGGCGGAAACCACGAGACATCGGGAAGGTGCGCGGGTGCCGCTTCCGCCGGCCGCGAGTATCGGATGTCGCCGAGGTAGATGTCCCAGCTCCACTCCGCAAGCCCTCGGTTCCAGATCGGTGTGGCGGTGAACCTCCGGGCGGACGCCGTGCTGAGGTGATCGTCGAGCACTGGTTCGAGGAGCGCCAGGAAGTCCGGGGGATGTTCCTCGCCGACGCGGGCCACGACACCGGCGGCGAGCGCGGCTCCCGCGCTCTCGCCGTAGATTCCGAGCGGCCCCGGGCCGAGCCCGAACCGGCGGGGGTCCTTTACCAGTGCCCGGTACGCCGCGGCGCAGTCATCCAGCCCCGCAGGATAGGGATGCTCCGGGGCCAACCGGTAGTCGATGGAGCAGACGACGGTGCCCGTCCGCTCGCTCAGCTGCGCGCACACCGCGTCGTACAGCGTCGCGCTCCCCATGAAGAAGCCTCCGCCGTGGATGTGCAGCACCGTTCCCGCCGACGCGCCCGTCGGCGGCCGGTGCACGCGCAGCTCGCGCTCGGCTCCCCCGTCCGCGAAGACGAGGTGCACCTCGGGGTCCCGCGCCGGGCGTTCTGTCATCGACGAGGCCATCAGTTCTCGCATCGCCGCCACATCGCCCGGGCGGTAGTCGGGTACCTCATCGAGGCGGTCGGCGAGTTCCCGCAGCATCCGATCGCGACCATCGACGATCTCGTGGTCGGTCATCTCACTCCTCAGCGCTCCTGATCGATCTCTCGCGCCTCGAGCGGGAGCCCCGCCATGAGGTGGATGAGATCGCGTGTGCCGACCGTGTCGGCGTCGTCGTCGAACGAGACCCGACCGAGGTTGAGCACCACGACGCGATCGGCGATGAGCTTCACCGATTCGACGTCGTGCGTGATGATCAGCACCGCCGCCCCCGCATCAGCGAGCGACCGGGCGAGCTTCAGCACCAGCGAACGCTGACGCACACCCAGCGCGGCGGTCGGTTCGTCGAGGATCACGACCTTGACGCCGTCGACATCGGTGCGGGCGATCGCGACGCACTGCCGCTGGCCGCCCGACAGTGCCGACACCGGCGCGAGGTAGTCCTCCAGCGAGATGCCGAGCGACCCGAGCCGGGTCCGGGCCTCGGCGATCGCCGCCGACCGGTCGAAGATCCCCAGGCTCCCCCAGCCCCACTTCACGGGCTCGCGCCCGAGGGTGAGGTTGTAGGCGGCGCCCAGGTTCGGCGCGACAGCGAGGTCTTGGTAGACCGTCTCCATGCCGAGGTCGCGACGTTCGAGGGCGCCACGGTCGACGATCGATCCCACGTCCTTCAGCTCGATGTCGCCGGCGTCGGGACGCACGAGCCCCGAGATCATCTTGATGACGGTGCTCTTTCCGGCGCCATTGTCGCCCAGCAGACAGGTCACCTGGCCGGCCCGCAGCGCGAACCCCACCTCAGAGACCGCCGTCACCGCGCCGTACGCCTTGCGGAGCCCGGTGGCGGACAGCGCCACGTCACCGGCGGGCACGTGCGCCACCAGCTCGGCGGGGTCGACGAGACCTTCGCGATCTCCCGCCTGCCGGTCTTCGGCCGCCTTGCGCGATCGACGCCGTCGGTACTCGTTGAACTGATCCGCGCCGAGGGCGAGAAGCAGGACGGCCCCGCCGATGACGGTCTGCCAGTAGTCCGAGATGCCGACGAAGATCAGTCCGGCGTTGAGGATGCCGATGGTCACCACGCCGAAGAACACCCCGAGCGGGCGACCGGTGCCGCCCGAGAAGCCGACGCCACCCAGGATGACGGCGGTGATCACCGCGATCTCGAAACCACTGCCGAGGTTGGGGCTCGCGCTGCCGAGCCGCCCGTAGGTGAGCAGAGCCACCAGGCCGATCGAGCCGCCCATGTAGACATAGAGCAGCACGAGGTGTCGCGGCACGTCGACGCCGAGCGCTCCGGCCGCGCGCGCATCGCCGCCGATGGCGTAGCTGCG encodes the following:
- a CDS encoding formylglycine-generating enzyme family protein; protein product: MRHTIEQAMIPAGSFLMGESSDRVRARADEGPVHRVEVDPFRIDVTTVTTADFARFVDDTGHVTDAERWGASMVFHSAVRSPPDDVIGAVTGAPWWLMVRGADWRHPDGALSDIDERADHPVVHVSWTDAAAYCAWADRRLPSEAEWEFAARGGQEAARFPWGDAEVDDAGWRANIFQGEFPVDNAGTDGFLTTAPVRTFSPNGWGLWQCVGNVWEWCADWYDPGYYDISPRRDPRGPAGGRTRVIRGGSYLCHPSYCDRYRNAARSANTPDSSTGNTGFRTVAC
- a CDS encoding alpha/beta hydrolase: MTDHEIVDGRDRMLRELADRLDEVPDYRPGDVAAMRELMASSMTERPARDPEVHLVFADGGAERELRVHRPPTGASAGTVLHIHGGGFFMGSATLYDAVCAQLSERTGTVVCSIDYRLAPEHPYPAGLDDCAAAYRALVKDPRRFGLGPGPLGIYGESAGAALAAGVVARVGEEHPPDFLALLEPVLDDHLSTASARRFTATPIWNRGLAEWSWDIYLGDIRYSRPAEAAPAHLPDVSWFPPTLISTRDLDPLRDEGIAFARRLIGEGVPTELRHYPGTFHGVLGVAGSAVASRIVADAACFVRDHLVPRYADTGTR
- a CDS encoding ATP-binding cassette domain-containing protein, whose amino-acid sequence is MTSALSAAKSPRVRWRRTTHVGGATGRAGLIVLAAALVVLFATVNPTFISAANITTILVNISGTLIAAIAMARLIIAGQIDLSIGGMMALVAVGGAWVMRETQSFWLGVVATIAIGLLLGLANGLLVRILKISPIIVTLALLGVYTGLAFVITQSRPIFELPADIALLGRLRVLGVPIIVIVALIVFILGALALTKTVGGVRSYAIGGDARAAGALGVDVPRHLVLLYVYMGGSIGLVALLTYGRLGSASPNLGSGFEIAVITAVILGGVGFSGGTGRPLGVFFGVVTIGILNAGLIFVGISDYWQTVIGGAVLLLALGADQFNEYRRRRSRKAAEDRQAGDREGLVDPAELVAHVPAGDVALSATGLRKAYGAVTAVSEVGFALRAGQVTCLLGDNGAGKSTVIKMISGLVRPDAGDIELKDVGSIVDRGALERRDLGMETVYQDLAVAPNLGAAYNLTLGREPVKWGWGSLGIFDRSAAIAEARTRLGSLGISLEDYLAPVSALSGGQRQCVAIARTDVDGVKVVILDEPTAALGVRQRSLVLKLARSLADAGAAVLIITHDVESVKLIADRVVVLNLGRVSFDDDADTVGTRDLIHLMAGLPLEAREIDQER